In the genome of Terriglobia bacterium, one region contains:
- a CDS encoding UDP-glucuronosyltransferase, producing the protein MARILYGVNGEGAGHSTRAKEVISHLLEKGHTVHVVSFDRGLQNLSRHFEVTEIYGFRFAYVNNCVRYRRTVAKNLITVPQARASFSRLMKLANEWQIELVCTDFEPLSCYLGHRKRLPVISIDNQNLLVNAALSYPRQYRREAAAAKLVTRYMTRGADAYLVITFFDAPVRDKRTHLFPPLLRREVLDAQPTTGEHVLVYVTSPSVELASLLRRVRCRFVCYGFDRAGEDGNLLFKKPSMDDFLQDLTTCKAVIANAGFSLVSEALHLGKPYLAVPVQRQFEQVLNAYYVDKMHYGVYWDELNKERIESFLFNLDSFRATLSNYPRAGNAALLAKLDELIAVYVPAAREQTAHPSR; encoded by the coding sequence ATGGCGAGAATTCTTTATGGGGTCAACGGTGAAGGCGCGGGCCATTCCACGCGAGCCAAAGAGGTAATCTCGCACCTCTTGGAAAAAGGGCACACCGTCCACGTGGTTTCCTTCGACCGCGGCCTGCAGAACCTCAGCCGACATTTCGAGGTTACCGAGATCTACGGATTCCGCTTCGCCTACGTGAACAACTGCGTGCGCTATCGGAGAACGGTGGCAAAAAACCTGATCACCGTTCCTCAGGCGCGTGCTAGTTTCTCGCGCCTGATGAAGCTCGCCAACGAATGGCAGATCGAACTGGTCTGCACTGACTTCGAGCCGTTGTCCTGCTACCTGGGCCATCGCAAGCGCTTGCCGGTAATATCCATCGACAATCAGAACTTGCTGGTGAACGCGGCCCTTTCCTACCCGCGCCAGTACCGTCGCGAGGCAGCAGCGGCCAAGCTGGTCACGCGTTACATGACCCGCGGCGCCGATGCGTACCTGGTCATTACGTTTTTCGACGCTCCCGTGCGCGACAAACGCACCCATTTGTTCCCTCCGCTGCTGCGCAGGGAGGTTCTCGACGCCCAGCCGACAACCGGCGAACACGTCCTGGTCTACGTCACCTCGCCCTCTGTCGAACTGGCAAGCCTGCTGCGCAGGGTCCGTTGCCGCTTCGTATGTTACGGCTTTGATCGCGCCGGCGAAGACGGCAATCTGCTGTTCAAGAAACCCAGCATGGATGATTTCTTGCAGGACCTGACCACTTGCAAGGCCGTGATCGCCAATGCCGGGTTTTCCCTGGTGAGTGAAGCTCTCCACCTGGGAAAGCCGTACCTTGCCGTGCCCGTACAGCGGCAATTTGAGCAGGTCCTCAATGCCTACTACGTGGACAAGATGCACTACGGCGTCTATTGGGACGAATTGAACAAGGAGAGAATCGAATCGTTTCTCTTCAACCTCGACTCGTTCCGCGCCACCTTGTCGAACTATCCGCGAGCGGGCAACGCGGCCTTGCTGGCGAAACTGGATGAGTTGATCGCCGTGTACGTCCCCGCCGCGCGTGAGCAAACCGCTCATCCATCCCGTTGA
- a CDS encoding STAS domain-containing protein, with the protein MEIERQPTKTVVHCTGKVNMESWTDFSVAVRALIPEGKPIRVDLSNVVQADSTGIGTFVNVWASAKKNGCDLKYINPHKRIEDVIRITQLFNIFESPESGAGSGS; encoded by the coding sequence ATGGAAATCGAGAGACAGCCAACAAAAACCGTCGTTCACTGCACCGGCAAGGTGAACATGGAATCCTGGACGGACTTCTCGGTGGCCGTCCGCGCGCTGATTCCCGAGGGAAAGCCGATCAGGGTGGATCTCAGCAACGTCGTGCAGGCGGACAGCACCGGCATCGGCACGTTCGTCAATGTCTGGGCGTCCGCCAAGAAGAACGGCTGCGACTTGAAGTACATCAACCCGCACAAGCGCATTGAGGATGTGATCCGCATCACCCAGTTGTTCAACATCTTCGAAAGCCCTGAGAGCGGCGCCGGTTCGGGGTCGTAG
- a CDS encoding phosphatase PAP2 family protein, producing MPSLRAAIVGSLAVAVLALLLFSWLAEEVFEGGARRFDASVRTWVHQFASPPLTSAMVAISALGSVVLAAAFIVALVIFLRLRWRRAAIWLLLTMAGGLILELTLKFAFHRPRPTPFFGPVPYTYSFPSGHSLMAFCIYGVLAGLLSHRIRSAAFRVLVWILAAALIGAIGLSRIYLGVHYPSDVLAGYLAAAVWVSTLIAADRVRRRKRDSQ from the coding sequence GTGCCCTCGCTGCGAGCGGCCATTGTGGGCAGCCTGGCGGTTGCCGTGCTCGCGCTGCTGCTGTTTTCCTGGCTCGCCGAGGAAGTGTTTGAAGGCGGCGCGAGGCGCTTTGACGCTTCCGTGCGCACCTGGGTACATCAATTTGCCTCGCCACCCCTGACCAGTGCCATGGTGGCAATCTCGGCGCTGGGCTCCGTCGTCTTGGCTGCGGCGTTCATCGTCGCCTTGGTCATCTTTCTGCGCCTCAGGTGGCGGCGCGCGGCGATCTGGCTACTGCTCACCATGGCAGGCGGGCTGATCCTCGAGTTGACTCTGAAATTCGCCTTTCATCGGCCCAGGCCAACGCCCTTCTTCGGTCCTGTTCCGTACACCTACAGTTTTCCCAGTGGACACTCGCTGATGGCGTTCTGCATCTATGGCGTGCTCGCCGGACTCCTGTCGCACCGCATACGCTCTGCCGCGTTCCGTGTCTTGGTCTGGATCCTCGCTGCCGCTTTGATCGGAGCCATCGGGCTGTCACGCATTTATCTCGGAGTGCACTATCCCAGCGATGTACTTGCCGGCTATCTTGCGGCCGCGGTATGGGTCAGCACCCTGATCGCCGCCGACCGCGTTCGCAGGCGCAAACGAGATAGCCAGTAA
- a CDS encoding adenosine deaminase yields MDFVRQLPKGADLHNHLTGATYAESFIDFAVHDHLCIERKTLRAVAPSEAGQQPACDEAKGQVPAARAYSDPVLYRDIIDAWSMRHYTPNAGDRSAHDHFFDTFGKFSLAKNDHLGEMLAEAVSRAGHEHVSYIEFILSPDNGAAGRLGAGMGWAGDMAGQRQKLIEKDLAQVVAAARANVDQGEAKMRSMLRCGSMDADPGCAVTVRYLYEVHRGLERDQVFAEMVVGFEMGSADPRVVGINLVMPEDGLVEMRDFTLHMQMMDYLHKLYPKLRISLHAGELAPGLVPPDGLRFHIRQSINLGHAERIGHGVDVMYERDPLGLLREMAAKRILVEICLTSNDMILGVRGPDHPLPMYLQYGVPVAIATDDEGVARSDLDREYLRAIETYAFGYATLKQMARDSLEHAFVPGASLWSDTKRVRRAACQTDNSGAAEESLSGSCRQFLQSSERARLQWKLEKDFAEFEAKIGH; encoded by the coding sequence GTGGATTTTGTCCGCCAACTGCCCAAGGGCGCCGACCTGCACAATCACCTGACGGGTGCGACCTACGCCGAGTCTTTCATCGATTTTGCGGTCCACGACCACTTGTGCATCGAGCGCAAGACACTCCGCGCGGTGGCCCCGTCAGAAGCCGGTCAGCAGCCGGCCTGCGACGAGGCCAAGGGCCAGGTGCCGGCAGCGCGCGCGTATAGCGACCCCGTGCTCTATCGTGACATCATTGACGCGTGGTCCATGCGCCACTACACCCCCAACGCCGGCGACAGGTCGGCGCACGATCATTTCTTCGACACCTTCGGCAAGTTTTCCCTCGCTAAGAACGATCACCTCGGCGAGATGCTGGCCGAGGCGGTATCGCGAGCCGGGCACGAGCACGTGTCGTACATCGAGTTCATACTCAGCCCGGACAACGGCGCGGCGGGCAGGCTGGGCGCCGGCATGGGCTGGGCCGGCGACATGGCCGGGCAGCGGCAAAAGCTGATCGAAAAGGACCTCGCGCAGGTGGTGGCTGCGGCGCGTGCCAACGTGGACCAAGGCGAGGCGAAGATGAGGTCGATGCTGCGCTGCGGCTCCATGGATGCCGACCCGGGATGCGCGGTGACCGTGCGCTACCTCTACGAAGTCCACCGGGGGCTGGAGCGCGATCAGGTGTTCGCGGAGATGGTGGTGGGATTCGAAATGGGCTCCGCCGATCCGCGTGTGGTCGGAATCAACCTGGTGATGCCGGAAGACGGCCTGGTGGAGATGCGCGACTTCACCCTCCACATGCAGATGATGGACTACCTGCACAAGCTCTATCCCAAGCTGCGCATCTCGCTGCACGCCGGCGAACTGGCGCCCGGCTTGGTCCCGCCCGACGGCCTGCGCTTTCATATTCGCCAATCCATCAACCTCGGGCACGCGGAGCGAATCGGGCACGGCGTGGACGTGATGTACGAGCGCGATCCGCTCGGGCTGCTGCGGGAGATGGCGGCCAAGCGCATCCTGGTGGAGATATGCCTGACCAGCAACGACATGATTCTCGGCGTGCGCGGTCCCGATCACCCGCTGCCGATGTATTTGCAGTACGGTGTCCCGGTCGCGATCGCCACCGACGACGAGGGCGTGGCGCGTTCCGATCTCGATCGCGAATACCTGCGCGCCATCGAAACCTACGCGTTCGGCTACGCGACGCTGAAGCAGATGGCACGCGACAGCCTGGAACACGCCTTCGTGCCGGGCGCGAGCTTGTGGTCGGATACGAAACGGGTCCGCCGTGCGGCTTGCCAGACGGACAATTCGGGCGCCGCGGAAGAATCGCTGTCGGGTTCGTGCCGGCAATTCCTGCAAAGCAGCGAACGCGCCCGCCTGCAGTGGAAACTGGAAAAGGACTTCGCGGAATTTGAGGCGAAGATCGGGCACTGA
- a CDS encoding TIGR00730 family Rossman fold protein, which yields MNENIQRAPLAYENKKFLNSPDGRILRLLSEYSEPLARFRRERIQDTVVFFGSARFHSRHDAQRTLELLEKPGSRALASAAEQHRILQARASVEMARYYEDARALASRLTEWAMKIPSKRRRFVVTTGGGPGIMEAANQGAREAGGKTIGLNINLPYEQMPNRHISPELNFEFHYFFMRKLWFAYLAKALIVFPGGFGTCDELFEIVTLAQTEKLAKKILVVMYGSEYWKSVFNLQAMVDAGTISAKDLNLFKMVDSVDEAFAYLQENLTRYHLNLPQPQKAPEIAKTRP from the coding sequence ATGAACGAGAACATTCAACGCGCTCCCCTCGCTTACGAAAACAAGAAGTTCCTCAACTCCCCCGATGGGCGCATTCTCCGCCTCCTCTCGGAATACTCCGAGCCGCTGGCGCGCTTCCGCCGCGAGCGCATCCAGGACACCGTCGTCTTCTTCGGCTCGGCCCGCTTCCACAGCCGCCACGACGCGCAGCGCACCCTCGAACTGCTGGAAAAGCCCGGCTCGCGCGCCCTCGCCTCCGCGGCGGAGCAGCACAGAATCCTGCAGGCCCGCGCCTCGGTCGAGATGGCCCGCTACTACGAGGACGCGCGCGCGCTTGCTTCCCGGCTCACCGAGTGGGCGATGAAGATCCCGTCCAAGCGCCGCCGCTTCGTCGTTACCACCGGCGGCGGGCCAGGAATCATGGAAGCCGCCAACCAGGGCGCGCGCGAAGCCGGCGGGAAGACGATCGGCCTCAACATCAACCTGCCCTACGAACAGATGCCCAACCGCCACATCAGCCCGGAACTCAACTTCGAATTCCACTACTTCTTTATGCGCAAGCTGTGGTTCGCCTATCTCGCCAAGGCGCTCATCGTTTTCCCCGGCGGCTTCGGCACCTGCGACGAGCTTTTCGAGATCGTCACTCTGGCTCAAACCGAGAAGCTGGCGAAAAAAATCCTGGTCGTGATGTACGGCAGTGAATACTGGAAGAGCGTGTTCAACCTGCAGGCCATGGTGGACGCAGGTACCATCTCCGCCAAAGACCTCAACCTGTTCAAGATGGTGGACTCGGTGGATGAAGCTTTCGCCTACCTGCAGGAAAACCTGACCCGGTACCACCTGAATCTCCCGCAGCCGCAGAAGGCCCCTGAAATTGCCAAGACCAGACCCTAG
- a CDS encoding tetratricopeptide repeat protein, whose translation MALGFGFNKAKVLSSAEKYVQQGKLQNAIAEYEKVAKEDSRDLTVLNTIGDLYARLGQSDRATAYFRRVGDAYAADGFTVKSIAMYKKLTKLAPSSVEGLQKLAELYTQQGLYNDARQQYVALADHWMRANDLEGAARVFQKMLELDPENAAMQSKLADLYIRMGKKEDAKEIYFRAAESLYQRAAMDAADEALGRILSIDPTNVRALLKRGLIAVDSGDGAGAVLHLQSIPHIDANPDALGILLRAHLVSGDHAEGEKVARMLATQHKDLSGIQALAESLMSHGSCQQGLAVYREFSGQLSVSNTESLQRALEGALHKVQEDATLLEIVRELYTQLGDKGHVNECSELLAHALVQSGDLKRARDLYRELADSEPENPAHEQNYRQVLAKLGEDAAIRPLTQAEGSQAFMVDELEMTAPTVAQEYPEAVAESVKAALTDSELLDSYNLPEKALAPLEKVLPQAPRDVRLNQRLASLYAAADRFADAARCCQILESVYRQVGHLDEAKQYAEMAAKYAERAGTPLAGVAAPAPPAADFTVEAQPPAVSVEAEVPAAASATGAPTHEIDLSDEWETHAAAEPVPQPVPPTAAVADLLNEIRFYVSQAMWNEARAALEHCQVLSPGNPDLAALQAQLPVAAAPAPAIEAQPPDEVSVEAPPPASAEVSVEVTAPPPPEPAWEQPPSAAPAVAAKADVLGDMVSDLEASLGADFAIAGTTAAPPRPVAQPATAAPGGLSQEVHAEASNVLSDMFAEFKEDAEAGADQVEDPDTHYNLGVAFREMGLMDEAIGELQKVCHAIDKGAAFSQTMQAYTWLAQCFVEKGVPEASFKWYERALKIATDEQQRLSLHYDFANACEAAGNRQTALQHFMEVYGSNIDYRDVAERIKALRP comes from the coding sequence ATGGCGCTGGGTTTTGGCTTTAACAAGGCGAAGGTCCTCAGTTCCGCGGAAAAATACGTTCAACAGGGCAAGCTGCAGAACGCCATCGCCGAGTACGAGAAGGTCGCCAAGGAAGATTCCAGGGACCTCACCGTGCTCAACACCATTGGCGATCTCTATGCACGCCTTGGCCAGTCCGACCGCGCCACCGCCTACTTCCGCCGGGTGGGCGACGCCTACGCCGCCGATGGGTTCACCGTCAAATCCATCGCCATGTACAAGAAGCTCACCAAGCTGGCCCCTAGTTCCGTCGAGGGCCTGCAAAAGCTGGCCGAGCTCTACACCCAGCAGGGCCTGTACAACGACGCCCGTCAGCAGTATGTCGCCCTCGCCGACCACTGGATGAGGGCCAACGACCTGGAAGGCGCCGCCCGCGTATTTCAGAAGATGCTCGAGCTCGATCCGGAAAACGCCGCCATGCAGTCCAAGCTGGCCGACCTCTACATTCGGATGGGCAAGAAGGAGGACGCCAAGGAAATCTACTTCCGCGCCGCCGAGTCGCTTTACCAGCGCGCCGCCATGGACGCCGCCGACGAAGCCCTCGGGCGCATTCTCAGTATCGACCCCACCAACGTGCGCGCGCTGCTCAAGCGCGGCCTCATCGCTGTAGATTCCGGCGACGGCGCCGGCGCTGTCCTCCACCTCCAGAGCATCCCGCACATCGACGCCAATCCTGACGCGCTCGGCATCCTGCTTCGCGCTCACCTGGTTTCTGGCGATCATGCCGAGGGCGAAAAGGTGGCCCGCATGCTCGCCACCCAGCACAAGGACCTGAGCGGCATTCAGGCTCTGGCTGAGTCCTTGATGTCCCACGGCTCCTGTCAACAGGGCCTGGCTGTCTACCGCGAGTTCTCCGGTCAGCTTTCGGTCAGCAACACCGAGTCGCTGCAACGCGCTCTGGAAGGGGCTCTGCACAAGGTGCAGGAGGACGCGACTTTGCTCGAGATCGTCCGCGAGCTCTACACGCAGCTCGGTGATAAGGGGCACGTCAACGAATGCAGCGAGCTGCTGGCGCACGCTCTCGTCCAGTCCGGCGACCTCAAGCGCGCTCGCGATTTGTATCGCGAACTGGCCGACAGCGAGCCGGAAAACCCGGCGCACGAGCAGAACTACCGCCAGGTGCTCGCCAAGCTTGGCGAAGATGCCGCCATCCGCCCGCTCACCCAAGCCGAAGGCTCGCAGGCCTTCATGGTGGATGAGTTGGAAATGACCGCTCCGACGGTGGCGCAGGAATATCCCGAGGCCGTCGCCGAGTCCGTCAAGGCCGCCCTCACCGACTCCGAGTTGCTGGACTCCTACAATCTCCCCGAGAAGGCCCTGGCGCCGCTGGAGAAGGTCTTGCCGCAAGCGCCACGGGACGTGCGCCTCAACCAGCGCCTCGCCTCGCTCTACGCCGCCGCCGACCGCTTCGCCGATGCGGCGCGCTGCTGCCAGATCCTGGAATCGGTTTACAGGCAGGTCGGTCACCTTGATGAGGCGAAGCAGTACGCCGAAATGGCGGCGAAATACGCTGAGCGTGCCGGCACCCCGCTCGCCGGAGTTGCAGCCCCGGCTCCTCCGGCCGCCGACTTCACCGTTGAAGCTCAGCCGCCGGCTGTCTCGGTTGAGGCGGAGGTTCCCGCTGCCGCCTCCGCCACAGGCGCGCCGACGCATGAGATTGATCTTTCGGACGAATGGGAGACGCACGCTGCCGCCGAACCTGTGCCTCAACCCGTCCCGCCGACTGCTGCGGTCGCCGATCTGCTCAACGAAATCCGCTTCTATGTCTCGCAGGCCATGTGGAACGAAGCCCGCGCGGCTTTGGAGCACTGCCAAGTCCTCTCGCCCGGTAATCCAGACCTCGCCGCACTCCAGGCGCAACTGCCCGTCGCCGCTGCCCCCGCACCCGCAATCGAAGCGCAACCACCGGACGAAGTCTCGGTCGAAGCCCCTCCGCCTGCGTCCGCGGAAGTTTCTGTCGAGGTCACTGCTCCGCCGCCACCTGAACCCGCGTGGGAGCAACCGCCCTCGGCCGCTCCAGCCGTCGCCGCCAAGGCCGACGTTCTTGGCGACATGGTTTCCGATCTGGAAGCATCGCTCGGCGCCGATTTTGCCATCGCCGGCACGACCGCTGCACCGCCGAGGCCCGTGGCGCAGCCGGCCACGGCCGCACCCGGCGGGCTTTCCCAGGAAGTTCACGCCGAGGCCAGCAATGTCCTCTCCGACATGTTCGCCGAGTTCAAGGAAGACGCCGAGGCCGGCGCCGATCAGGTCGAGGATCCCGACACGCACTACAACCTCGGTGTCGCCTTCCGCGAAATGGGCCTGATGGACGAGGCCATCGGCGAGTTGCAGAAAGTCTGCCACGCCATCGACAAGGGTGCTGCCTTCAGCCAGACCATGCAGGCTTACACCTGGCTGGCGCAGTGCTTCGTCGAAAAGGGCGTGCCCGAGGCCAGCTTCAAGTGGTACGAGAGGGCGCTCAAAATCGCCACCGACGAGCAACAGCGCCTCTCCCTCCATTACGACTTCGCCAATGCCTGCGAGGCCGCCGGCAACCGCCAGACCGCCTTGCAGCACTTCATGGAAGTTTACGGCAGCAATATTGACTACCGGGATGTCGCCGAACGCATCAAAGCTCTGAGGCCGTAG
- a CDS encoding thiamine phosphate synthase: MLLYYITDRHQFPGCEGDRRRMLLKTISEAARYGVDYIQLREKDLSARELLRLAEEARKIIAEVAGSALAAHNWQRGTRLLINSRIDIALAAGADGVHLRSDDIPAAEARIVWSKASAGRNSQLATHNFLIACSCHTVEDVRRAETDGADFSVFAPVFEKGGQPGVGLGALRAACCGAPQANTPGASPAVRIPVLALGGVTLENARACIAAGAAGIAAIRLFQENDVEEVVARLRNINRSDQPGEL, translated from the coding sequence ATGCTGCTCTACTACATCACCGATCGCCACCAATTTCCCGGCTGCGAGGGAGATCGGCGCCGCATGCTGCTGAAAACAATCTCCGAAGCGGCCCGCTACGGCGTTGACTACATCCAGCTTCGCGAGAAGGACCTCAGCGCTCGCGAGTTGCTCCGCCTCGCCGAAGAAGCGCGGAAGATAATTGCAGAAGTCGCGGGCTCGGCGCTCGCAGCTCACAACTGGCAACGCGGAACCCGCCTGTTAATCAACTCGCGTATTGATATCGCGCTTGCTGCGGGCGCCGACGGCGTTCATTTGCGCTCCGACGACATTCCCGCCGCCGAAGCGCGCATTGTTTGGAGCAAAGCTTCCGCAGGTCGCAACTCGCAACTCGCAACTCACAATTTTCTCATTGCTTGCTCCTGTCACACAGTCGAAGATGTCCGCCGCGCCGAAACCGACGGCGCCGATTTCTCGGTCTTCGCGCCGGTGTTCGAGAAAGGTGGACAGCCAGGCGTTGGACTGGGGGCCTTACGCGCCGCCTGCTGCGGAGCGCCACAGGCGAACACGCCGGGAGCGTCGCCCGCGGTGCGGATTCCCGTGCTCGCGCTCGGCGGCGTGACGCTGGAGAACGCGCGCGCCTGCATCGCGGCTGGAGCGGCGGGAATCGCGGCCATTCGCCTGTTCCAGGAGAACGATGTGGAGGAGGTTGTAGCGCGTTTGAGAAACATAAACCGATCCGACCAACCGGGAGAGCTCTGA
- a CDS encoding Zn-dependent exopeptidase M28 has protein sequence MRSPMRTFPWLCCALLLTGLPARAQLSYKTVDRNVIEQRLDHLPKSDAEREAVLKEMFGEVGCGTKLSEEPVPRLREPNLICVLPGKTDAVIIVSAHFDHIAAGDGAADNWTGASLLPSLYESLSGTSRRYTFTFIGFGGEEKGLVGSKYYVSALSAEEKAKVRAIVNIDTLGLSPTKVWRTYSDPELVNLLIRTSDVMELPLAAVNVEGVGNDDADPFRRAKIPSITIHSVTQETLAILHTHDDTLRAVNLSYYFETYRLVTRYLTFLDMFLPERQVAPPRSK, from the coding sequence ATGCGCTCGCCTATGCGGACCTTCCCCTGGCTGTGCTGCGCGCTGCTGCTGACTGGTCTGCCGGCGCGGGCTCAGTTGAGCTACAAGACGGTGGATCGAAACGTGATCGAACAGCGGCTCGATCACCTGCCCAAGAGCGATGCGGAGCGCGAGGCGGTGCTCAAGGAGATGTTCGGCGAGGTGGGCTGTGGAACCAAGCTGTCGGAGGAGCCGGTGCCCCGCCTGCGAGAGCCGAACCTGATCTGCGTATTGCCGGGAAAGACGGACGCGGTGATTATCGTGAGCGCGCACTTCGATCACATTGCCGCGGGCGATGGGGCGGCAGACAACTGGACGGGGGCGTCGCTGCTGCCCAGCCTCTACGAAAGCCTTTCGGGAACGTCACGCCGCTACACGTTCACATTCATCGGATTCGGCGGCGAGGAAAAGGGGCTGGTCGGGTCGAAGTACTACGTGAGCGCGTTATCGGCCGAGGAAAAGGCAAAGGTACGAGCGATTGTGAACATTGATACGCTGGGCCTGTCGCCGACGAAGGTGTGGCGGACTTACTCGGATCCAGAGCTGGTCAACCTGTTGATCCGGACCTCCGATGTCATGGAGTTGCCGCTGGCAGCGGTGAACGTGGAAGGAGTGGGCAACGATGATGCCGACCCGTTCCGCCGGGCCAAGATTCCCAGTATCACCATCCATTCCGTAACCCAGGAGACGTTGGCCATCCTACACACGCACGACGACACGCTGCGCGCCGTGAACCTGTCCTACTATTTCGAGACGTACCGGCTGGTGACACGTTACCTGACGTTCCTCGACATGTTCCTACCGGAGCGGCAAGTGGCGCCGCCGAGAAGCAAATGA
- a CDS encoding P1 family peptidase produces MAGRFHCALTVILLVGNAVAQGAPKQARPRARELGVQVGVMAPGPLNAITDVAGVLVGHTTIVRDEDMRTGVTAILPHGGNLFREKVPGAVFIGNAFGKLAGSTQVNELGEIETPILLTSTLAVPRVADALMDYMLALPGNEGVRSVNPLVGETNDGYLNDIRSRPITGDDVLAAIKGAKSGAVEEGSVGAGTGTIAFGWKGGIGTASRKLPASLGGYTVGVLVQTNFGGVLTLAGAPVGKELKKYVFREELEGAAGSGKAQPPRTRRGTKLGTEDGANGSCMIVVATDAPVDARSLKRLAARAVMGMARTGAAGSNGSGDYVIAFSTAAELRLRPGDEKKARQVTVLGNEAMSPLFLAAIEATEEAIYNSLLKATTVTGRGHTGEAIPVERVVEILKAHGMVQK; encoded by the coding sequence ATGGCCGGCAGATTTCATTGCGCATTGACTGTCATTCTCCTCGTGGGAAACGCCGTGGCGCAGGGAGCGCCGAAGCAGGCGCGACCGCGAGCCCGCGAACTCGGTGTGCAGGTTGGCGTCATGGCGCCAGGGCCGTTGAACGCGATCACCGACGTGGCCGGCGTTCTCGTTGGGCACACCACGATCGTGCGCGACGAGGACATGCGTACTGGCGTGACGGCAATTCTGCCGCATGGTGGCAACCTGTTCCGCGAAAAAGTGCCCGGCGCCGTGTTTATCGGCAATGCGTTCGGGAAACTGGCTGGGTCAACCCAGGTGAATGAACTGGGCGAGATCGAGACGCCGATTCTGCTGACGTCCACGTTGGCGGTACCGCGCGTGGCCGACGCGCTGATGGATTACATGCTGGCGCTGCCTGGGAACGAGGGGGTGCGATCCGTCAATCCGCTGGTGGGCGAGACCAATGACGGGTATCTGAACGACATTCGGTCGCGGCCGATCACGGGCGACGACGTGCTGGCAGCGATCAAGGGCGCAAAGAGCGGCGCGGTGGAAGAGGGCAGCGTCGGCGCGGGCACAGGGACCATTGCGTTTGGGTGGAAAGGCGGGATTGGAACGGCTTCGCGGAAATTGCCGGCCTCGCTCGGCGGTTACACCGTGGGCGTGTTGGTGCAGACGAATTTTGGCGGCGTGCTGACCCTGGCGGGCGCGCCGGTAGGGAAAGAATTGAAGAAGTATGTGTTTCGGGAAGAATTAGAGGGAGCGGCGGGGTCTGGAAAAGCTCAACCACCAAGGACACGAAGGGGCACGAAGCTAGGAACGGAAGACGGCGCGAATGGGTCATGCATGATCGTGGTGGCGACGGACGCACCTGTGGATGCGCGTAGCCTGAAGCGGCTAGCGGCGCGGGCAGTGATGGGCATGGCGCGCACGGGCGCAGCGGGATCGAATGGCAGCGGCGACTACGTAATTGCATTCTCGACGGCGGCGGAGTTGCGCCTTCGTCCGGGGGATGAGAAGAAAGCACGCCAAGTGACGGTGCTGGGGAACGAGGCGATGTCGCCGCTGTTCCTTGCGGCGATTGAGGCGACGGAAGAGGCTATCTACAACTCGCTGCTCAAGGCGACGACGGTGACCGGGCGCGGCCACACGGGGGAGGCGATTCCGGTGGAACGAGTGGTGGAGATTTTGAAGGCACACGGGATGGTTCAGAAGTGA
- a CDS encoding DUF4337 domain-containing protein — protein MEVNEVKELHEVAAEARTHEDKRIGLTMAIVAVLLAVSTMLGHRTHTESVLMQTRATDQWAYYQAKNIRAHMYEANSQMAALGPQGTKLAEDFKTRGEKQRADAESIRAKAEQMESETQATERKAGHYNLSEIFFEIAIVLCSISLLAGASLYWRLSFISTLIGIVIAVRGAWLH, from the coding sequence ATGGAAGTCAACGAAGTCAAAGAGCTGCACGAGGTTGCGGCCGAAGCCCGCACCCACGAAGACAAGCGCATCGGGCTGACCATGGCCATCGTGGCCGTCCTGCTTGCCGTTTCCACGATGCTTGGGCACCGCACCCACACCGAATCGGTGCTCATGCAGACGCGTGCCACCGACCAATGGGCGTACTACCAGGCCAAGAACATCCGCGCGCACATGTACGAGGCGAACTCACAGATGGCCGCGCTCGGACCACAGGGGACGAAACTGGCGGAGGACTTCAAGACGCGCGGCGAAAAACAGCGCGCCGACGCCGAGAGCATCCGCGCCAAGGCCGAGCAGATGGAGTCTGAAACCCAGGCGACGGAGCGCAAAGCGGGGCATTACAACCTGTCCGAGATCTTTTTCGAGATCGCCATCGTGCTCTGCTCCATTTCGCTGCTGGCGGGCGCGAGCCTCTACTGGCGATTGTCGTTTATCAGCACGCTCATCGGCATTGTCATCGCCGTGCGCGGCGCCTGGCTGCACTGA